In Levilactobacillus brevis, the genomic window TGAGGCAACTTGCAACATAACACTCGCGGTCTCAATCACAAAGATCAACCCAATCCACAGCAACGATAGTTCATGATGCAACAGGATGGAAACCGCGGCTAACGCGCCACCCAATGCTAAAGAACCGGTGTCACCCATAAAGATCTTGGCGGGTTTGTGATTAAAGATGAGAAAACCGAGAAGACTGCCGACTACGGCAAAACAAAAGATAGCAATGTTGAGTTGATGTTGTTGGTAGGCAACGATACCGTAAGCCGTAAAGGCAATGCTGGCCAACCCACTGACCAGACCATCCAGCCCGTCCGTTAGGTTCACCGCATTCGAGAAGCCCACCAACCAGATAATAATGAAGACGGCGTACCAGCCACTCATGTGCCAGTCGCCCAGCCCCGGCACGTGAAGCGCCATTGGGAGCTGCTCGTGGATGTAGACCCAGAATAGAATCAGGGCCCCGACGATTTGACCCAGCAACTTCTGCCAGGCCTTCAGTCCTTCATTTTGACGGTGGAACAGCTTGATACTGTCGTCCCACATCCCCAACGCGCCGTACAGGACCAAGATAAACAATAAGATCCAGGTCGTGGATAGAACGTGGTGTGGGGCTAGCGCCCAGCTCGTCACCAAGGTCATGATGACAATCGCGATGATGTACAGCAGGCCACCCATGGTTGGCGTGCCGGACTTTTTCTCGTGCCACGTGGGGCCTTCTTCTCGAATCATCTGGCCTTCATGGCGCGCTCTAAAGTAGCGGATTAGTGACGGCATAAACGCCACGGTAATTATAAAACCACCCAGTAAGGGTAAACCAACATTCATCATTTCTCTTTCTCAATCCTCGTTCTTATTTATTTTGTTTCAGGGTAACTGTTAACGTTGCACCCGAGGCAACGGTGGTACCCGCCTTAATACTTTGCTTCGTCACGTAGCCATCGCCCGTCACGTTCAGTTTAAGGCCTTCAATCTGAGCTAATTTTACCACATCACCCTTCGACCAGCCGGTTAAACTTGGCAGAGCGACCGTGCCGCCCGTATTCAAGAAGACCCGTTGATTCTGATACAGCGTGGTGCCGGCAGAAACAGATTGTTTGGTGACCTTCTGCCCACTGCCTAACGTGGTGACCGTGGCGCCAGCTTTGGTCAACGCCGCCGTGGCTGCCGTCAATGACTTGCCCGTGACGGCTGGCATCTTGGATACCTTGGTTGTCTTGGCTTCGGTATCCTCCTGAAGTGCCCGCGCCATGACGGGTTTCATGATCGATGCCAGTAGTTGGGTTGCCGTCTTGCTGCCGAGATGTGGCTGCTTCATCGTGATATACATGACGTACTTAGGATTGCTAGCGGGGACCGTGGCAGCGACGGAGTACAGATAGTTGTCATCGCCTGACAGATACCCCTTTCCGTTGCTGACCTGCGCCGTCCCGGTCTTCACCGCGACTCGCTGCCCGCTCATCTTGTAGTCACTCCCAATACCATAACTCTTATAGACGACATCTTCCATATGTTTTCGGACAGCCTTGGCCGTTTTGGCCGAAATGGGGTTGCCCATGACTTTAGGCGAGTACTGTTTCACCGTCTTGTTGGTGTCCGAGTCGGTCACCTTACTGATCACGTAAGGTTTCATCATCTTCCCGTTGTTGCTGACGGCCGTCATGGCCTGTAGCATCTGGAAGACCGTGACCTGAATCCCTTGACCAAACGCCGTGTCGGCCTGTTCGATCGGCCGCTGGAAGGCAATGCTCCCACTCAACTCGCCGGGCAACCCAGAGTTGGTACTCTTGAGGAAGCGGAAGCGGTCGATATACTTCTTCCAGGTCTTGGCCCCCATCTGTTGTTCCAAATGGGCCATGGCAACGTTACTGGACAATGCAACCCCCTTGTTATAGGTAATGGTACCCCAGCCAGAGGTGTTCCAGTCCGGAACGGTCTGATTGCCAATCGCGTATTTCCCAGATTGGTAGGTCGCATTCCCATTGTAGTTGCCACTATCAATGGATGACGCCAGGGTAAAGATCTTCATGGTCGACCCCGGTTCGTAAGCGTCCTGAACCAACGTGTCCCGCCAGATCTGATCGATGCCCTTCTTGGTCGTGGCGTTGAAGGTTGGCCGTTGCGTCGCCGCTAGAATAGCCCCGGTCTTGGCGTTCATCAGAACCGCGTTCATCGAGTTGGCCTTGACCTGACTTTGTACGCTACTCATTTCCGTTTCCAGTAGGGTCTGTAACCGGGTGTCTAACGTGGTATAGACGTTATCGCCGTTTTTGGCCTTCTTATACTTCTGTTTCGTCCCGGGAAGTTGGTAGCCATACATATCCTTCTTAATCTTCTGCGAGCCGTTCGTCCCGGTCAGTTGCTTGTTGAAGGCCTGCTCGATTCCCATGGACCCCGTCAGCGTGGTCTGACCATCGCTAGCGGTCTTAGCCTGCGCCAACCCGATCAAATGCGAGGCAAACGTTCCATTGGGATACAATCGAGATTCCTGCTGAATGAAGTTGACCCCGTTGAGATGTTCCTTTTGAATCTTCTGCTTGGTGGTCAACGAGATATTTTGGCCGGCCGTCCCAAATTCAACCTGAAACGGATGACCCGAACTGGGGTTGAGAATCTTGAGGGCCTTCTCGCGACTGATTGGCAGATTCTTGGCCAACACGGTCGCGATCTTTTCCTTATTCGTGGCGTACAGCTTCTGTCCGTCCACACTCTTCTGTCGCTTATCTAAGACGACGTACAGGGAGTAGACGCTGGTATCCTCGGCAATGGCTTGGCCGTTGGCATCGTAAATGGTCCCCCGCTTGGCCTTCAAGGTCTCGTTCGCCGTATACAACTTCTGAGCGGAAGCACTCAGGTTGACGTTTTGAACCTTTTTTCCAATGGAGATATACGAAAAGCGACCAACGATGAGGATAAAAACCGCAATGAAAAGGAAAAACAGAAACTGGCCAACGTACTTCCGGTTCCTGCGGGGCTGCTTATTCATCATTTGTCGCTTATTTGGATCCTTCATTATTTGTTAACATTCCTTATGCGGTCGTTTTGGAGAGATAGACCTTGCTTTTTAGCAATTTTATCAAGCCGACTGCGACTCTGCAACTCATTTATTTGTTGTTGCTTGTTGGTATTACGATTGGTATAGGTGGTCACAGCACTGTTGACGCTTTGCAGTTCGTGCTGGGCATTGCTCAAGGAAATTTTCGCGGAAACGACACAGACCATCAGCACAGCCAAAACGAGGCCGCAAACGGTCATCAAACATTTTTCAAATTTAGAAACCGGTAATTTTTGGCTATTAGGATTGCCTTGAGGGTGAACCTCCGGCTGCGCTTGCCGTTGCGGTTGTTCTATGTTTGGGCGTTGTTGGGGTTCCTGTGTGAGAGGAACGGCTTCAGCTAAATTATTTTGCGCCATAATTGATCATCTTCCTATGTCAATATTTAGTAATTGGTTTGACTATTTAACTTTTTCTAAAACGCGAAGCTTGGCACTATGAGCTCGGTGGTTAGCAGCCAATTCCTCCTCCGAAGGCGTAATCGGCTTACGATTAACCAACTGGTAGTCGGGCTGCAAGTTATCCGGAATCACGGGAATACCGTGGGGAAGTTCCGGTAAGGAGGAATGTTCACGAAACATGGTCTTGACTAACCGGTCTTCTAACGACTGGAAGGTAATGACACTGACCCGGCCGTGAAGTGCCAGCAGGTCGATGGCCTGTTCCAGAGAATCCTCTAGGGCGCCGAGTTCGTCATTCACGGCAATCCGAATCGCCTGAAAGACCTTCTTGGCAGGATGACCCCCGTGGCGCCGAGCGGCAGCGGGAATCCCCTCCTTGATAATCTCAACGAGTTGCCCCGTCGTGTCGATGGGGGCTGTGGCCCGGTGGCGTTCAATGGCCCGGGCAATCGGCTTGGCAAATTTCTCCTCACCGTAACGGTGGAAGATGCGCATCAAGTCGTTGAAGTCCCATTCATTGACCACGATCCAAGCGGTTAACTTGGCGCTCTGATCCATGCGCATGTCTAGCGGTGCGTCGTGTTGGTAACTAAATCCCCGGTCGGCTTCGTCAAATTGCGGCGAAGAAACACCGAGGTCGTAAAGAATACCATCGACCTCGGTAATGTTCCGGGCGTTGAGTTCTTCTTTGATTTGGCGGAAGTTACGCTTGATAAACGTGAGCTTTCCCTCGTCAACGTACTTCTTTAAGTGTTCTTGATTGTAAGTAATTGCGGTCTGATCTTGGTCAAATGCGTACAGGTGACCCGTGGTTAACTGCTCCAGAATGTGCTGGCTGTGACCGCCACCACCGAGAGTGCAGTCAACGTAGGTGCCCGTTGGCTTGATGGCTAACCCCGCCACTGCTTCATTTAACAAAACCGTTACATGATGAAAGTCTTCCATGAACACTCTCCCTTCCCGAGTTACATCCCAAAGTCGATTAAATTTTCGGCGATATCGTCGAAGTCTTCTTCGGCGGCGGTAGAAAATTGTTCCCACCGTTCTTGACTCCAAATTTCAAAGCGGTTCGCCACACCCACGATGACACACTGTTTGGTCAATGCGGCGTGCTCTTGTAAAGATTTGGGTAAGTTGATTCGTCCCTGCTTATCCAGCTCGCACTCCGTCGCAGCGGAGTAAAAGAACCGGACAAAGGCCCGTGCATCTTTACGGTTGACTGGCAAGGCTTTCAATTTTTCTTGCAAGGCTGACCACTCGGACATGGGATAACCGAATAAACACCCATCCATCCCGCGGGTCACCACAAATTGTTCGCCAAGCTGCTCCCGAAATTTTGCGGGGATAATGAGCCGGCCCTTGGTATCGATTGAATGTTCAAATTCGCCCATGAACATGGCCATTACCCCCTATTTGTAACTATTGTCAAGTTTACCACATGCCCCCACTTTCTACCACAACGTTTCCGAATTTTTATAAATTTCCCCACAAAGCTTAAAAAAGCCGCGGCGAACATCTGTTCACCGCGGCTGGAAACCCTTCATATTTCACCCAAAAACCGGTTCAATAATCAAAATTATTAATATTTATGCATTAACTAACTAATTACAAGTAAAAAGCACACGCCAAATCCGAGAAGCCAGTACAAATCGGTTAGGCGCCAGAATGTTTTGAAGAAGCTGGGATACAAAATCTCGTGGTTGCGAATCGCCTGTAGCAAAGTCACCACGATTCCCACCAACATCCAGCCAATCACGAGCCAGGGCATGATAACCCCCGCCCCTGCCGGAATCAAGATGAGTGAGCACCCTAAAAAGAGGGGCGCCATCAGATCCCAGGTGCTTAGCCACGCTGGCCAACGCCGTCGTAGCAAAGCTTTAACGCCCCGAATGAGCAAGAACCCAATCACCAGTATGGCCAGTTGCCCGCCCGGCGATGTCCAAAACTTCATGTTACTTCCCCCCACTGCTAGTCTTCGTTATATTATAGAGATTTCGCGGGGGACTTGCAATCGAGATTTGTAACAACTCCTTGACAAGTTACCCGAACCTGTTGCATTTCGACCGACGCCACGGTAAACTAGTTGAGTAAAATGGGACGTAAAGAGGTGGCTATTCACGTATGGAAAAGAAAAAGAAATCAACATTTCAAAAGATTCTCAACGTTTTTGTTTGGATTATGATCATCGCAACGATTGGGTCACTTGTTTTCGGTGCCATTACCGCGTTCATGAACTAAGCAAGTCCAAGAGGTAAGCTTCGCAGGATAGTGTTTTTCCTGAGAAACTTGCCTTTTAATTTTGCATAAAAACCACAAAGCGTGGTCGACCATTCATTCCGTCACGCAGTGCCTTTTTAACCGGCTAGGCGACGATTTCTGACTATCAATAAGGTAAGTTAGCTAATTAACTGGTTACGCTTACATTGTCCTTCAACATAGATGATGCTGTCCGCCTTACCGTTCGTCAAATCTGGTCTGGATCGCTGTGGGCAGGATCGGGAAAAGCCAAAGGGCGGTCTTTTCCCTCGCTTTGAGCCGATGACCAACGTCTCAAAGTCGTCATTTTCCAAGCAGAGCGCTCGAAAAATCCCACGGCTGAGACCAAATTTGACTCACTCACGGCTGCATGAGACGTATCCAATTCAGCTAGCCGAATGTTGCCACTGCAACGATATTGCCGCGCGTTCAGTAGTTTTCAACCATCGTAACCGGAGACAGTCAGAGATGGAGGTAGCCATAACAGCAGTCTTAGCTGATGTTCTGAGTTAGCTTACAGAGTGGCCGTTGGAGGTTGACGATCTTGGTCAGACTTCAAACCGAGCCGGAGAACCGTTTCTCAGTCCACAGACGTTCCCTCTGGCAAACCCGTAGCCGTGAGTGAAGCGACCTATGAGCTCAGCCGTGGGATTATCTTAGCGGCATCAGCCGGTTAGATAATGGCGACTTGGAAACGCCGATTCTGGGCGGTTCCAAGCGAGCTCCGAGACCGCTTTTCAGGCTCGGAGCGTCTGTTATGATCCCTTTGGGGTTGTCAAATGAAATAATATAATTCATCTGACAATCAACGGAGGGAATATGACATGTCGAAGATCAAGTATAGTGCCGTGGAGAAGCTGGAGTTGATTAATGAGTTTGAAGCATCAGGTCAAACTAATATTGGCTTTGCCAGAGAACATGGTTTGGCAGACAAGGAGGCGGTCATTCGGTGGCGGGCGTTGTACAAACGAGATGGCTTTGATGGGCTTAAAGAATCTAAAGGTTGTCGCAGATACAGTGAGGTCTTTAAGCTAAGAGTCGTGTATGCTTTTTTGAACGGCGAAGGTTCACAACGAGAAGTAGCAATGAAGTATGGTTTGCGCTCAGCTACGCAGGTAAATTACTGGGTTTCCAGGTATAATAGGGACAAAACTGTGACGGCAACCCCGTCTAGAAAGCAGGTCCCAACGATGAGCCGAAAAACTACTCTGGCAGAGCGTATTGAAGTGGTTGAGTACATTACCAAGCAGAACCACTCATATAACGAAGCAGCTGAACATTACAGCGTCTCCTACCAACAAGCCCGTTCGTGGGTGCTTAGAGCTAAGAAAGGTGGTTACAACGCCTTAGAGGATCGACGCGGACACCGTAAGCCACAACGAGAATTAACCGACTTAGATAAGGCCAATTTGCGGATTAAGCAACTAGAAGGTCAAGTCGCCGACATGGAATTACTGAAAGAATTCGTAAAAAAATTTCAAGAAATTCAGCACAAGGGGTGAATCAGCAACATCGACTGGCATATCAGGCAATCAGTGAGGTCAGTCAAGGAAAGCGAGGCGCCATTAAGACATTATTGACGCATATCGGAGTTAGTCGGCAAGCTTATAACAAGTCTTTTCATCGGCAAGAAACGCCGTGGGAGACTCAAGAGCGGCTTCTAGAAAAGCGAATCACTTATTGGTTCAATCAACATCATCAAGCAATCGGAGCTGGCAAGATCTTGTCCAATCTACAGCATGATGAACAGGTGACGTTTAAGGTAACAATCAAGCGTGTTAAACGAATTATGCGTAACTTGAATATCAAGTGTCAGATTCGGGTTAAGAAGCGCCAACGTATCAAGGAACAGGAACAATACATTCAGGACAATGTTTTGAATCGTAACTTTAAAGTCGCCGGTCCCAACCAGGTTTGGCTTGCGGATTCGACTGAGTTGTCTTACGGACCAAAGGGTCAATTCAAAATCCGACTGAGTGGTGTTTTAGATCTATGCGGCCGGAGACTGATCGCCTCATTTTTGAGCACTACAGAAACAGCTGTGGCAGAGATCCAGGTTTTTAAACAGGCTTTTGA contains:
- the rsmH gene encoding 16S rRNA (cytosine(1402)-N(4))-methyltransferase RsmH, translating into MEDFHHVTVLLNEAVAGLAIKPTGTYVDCTLGGGGHSQHILEQLTTGHLYAFDQDQTAITYNQEHLKKYVDEGKLTFIKRNFRQIKEELNARNITEVDGILYDLGVSSPQFDEADRGFSYQHDAPLDMRMDQSAKLTAWIVVNEWDFNDLMRIFHRYGEEKFAKPIARAIERHRATAPIDTTGQLVEIIKEGIPAAARRHGGHPAKKVFQAIRIAVNDELGALEDSLEQAIDLLALHGRVSVITFQSLEDRLVKTMFREHSSLPELPHGIPVIPDNLQPDYQLVNRKPITPSEEELAANHRAHSAKLRVLEKVK
- the ftsL gene encoding cell division protein FtsL, yielding MAQNNLAEAVPLTQEPQQRPNIEQPQRQAQPEVHPQGNPNSQKLPVSKFEKCLMTVCGLVLAVLMVCVVSAKISLSNAQHELQSVNSAVTTYTNRNTNKQQQINELQSRSRLDKIAKKQGLSLQNDRIRNVNK
- a CDS encoding DUF4044 domain-containing protein, with the translated sequence MEKKKKSTFQKILNVFVWIMIIATIGSLVFGAITAFMN
- a CDS encoding PASTA domain-containing protein, coding for MKDPNKRQMMNKQPRRNRKYVGQFLFFLFIAVFILIVGRFSYISIGKKVQNVNLSASAQKLYTANETLKAKRGTIYDANGQAIAEDTSVYSLYVVLDKRQKSVDGQKLYATNKEKIATVLAKNLPISREKALKILNPSSGHPFQVEFGTAGQNISLTTKQKIQKEHLNGVNFIQQESRLYPNGTFASHLIGLAQAKTASDGQTTLTGSMGIEQAFNKQLTGTNGSQKIKKDMYGYQLPGTKQKYKKAKNGDNVYTTLDTRLQTLLETEMSSVQSQVKANSMNAVLMNAKTGAILAATQRPTFNATTKKGIDQIWRDTLVQDAYEPGSTMKIFTLASSIDSGNYNGNATYQSGKYAIGNQTVPDWNTSGWGTITYNKGVALSSNVAMAHLEQQMGAKTWKKYIDRFRFLKSTNSGLPGELSGSIAFQRPIEQADTAFGQGIQVTVFQMLQAMTAVSNNGKMMKPYVISKVTDSDTNKTVKQYSPKVMGNPISAKTAKAVRKHMEDVVYKSYGIGSDYKMSGQRVAVKTGTAQVSNGKGYLSGDDNYLYSVAATVPASNPKYVMYITMKQPHLGSKTATQLLASIMKPVMARALQEDTEAKTTKVSKMPAVTGKSLTAATAALTKAGATVTTLGSGQKVTKQSVSAGTTLYQNQRVFLNTGGTVALPSLTGWSKGDVVKLAQIEGLKLNVTGDGYVTKQSIKAGTTVASGATLTVTLKQNK
- a CDS encoding transposase; the encoded protein is MSKIKYSAVEKLELINEFEASGQTNIGFAREHGLADKEAVIRWRALYKRDGFDGLKESKGCRRYSEVFKLRVVYAFLNGEGSQREVAMKYGLRSATQVNYWVSRYNRDKTVTATPSRKQVPTMSRKTTLAERIEVVEYITKQNHSYNEAAEHYSVSYQQARSWVLRAKKGGYNALEDRRGHRKPQRELTDLDKANLRIKQLEGQVADMELLKEFVKKFQEIQHKG
- a CDS encoding DUF3397 domain-containing protein, whose protein sequence is MKFWTSPGGQLAILVIGFLLIRGVKALLRRRWPAWLSTWDLMAPLFLGCSLILIPAGAGVIMPWLVIGWMLVGIVVTLLQAIRNHEILYPSFFKTFWRLTDLYWLLGFGVCFLLVIS
- a CDS encoding IS3 family transposase: MNQQHRLAYQAISEVSQGKRGAIKTLLTHIGVSRQAYNKSFHRQETPWETQERLLEKRITYWFNQHHQAIGAGKILSNLQHDEQVTFKVTIKRVKRIMRNLNIKCQIRVKKRQRIKEQEQYIQDNVLNRNFKVAGPNQVWLADSTELSYGPKGQFKIRLSGVLDLCGRRLIASFLSTTETAVAEIQVFKQAFEQAGDVHPLIHTDRGAAYTAKAFNNFLSEHKVMRSMSRPGTPYDNAPMERWWNEFKAHWMERHPMPKTYREFVELVNEGIHYFNYLDRSPERNGLTPVEYWNEAA
- the mraY gene encoding phospho-N-acetylmuramoyl-pentapeptide-transferase; protein product: MMNVGLPLLGGFIITVAFMPSLIRYFRARHEGQMIREEGPTWHEKKSGTPTMGGLLYIIAIVIMTLVTSWALAPHHVLSTTWILLFILVLYGALGMWDDSIKLFHRQNEGLKAWQKLLGQIVGALILFWVYIHEQLPMALHVPGLGDWHMSGWYAVFIIIWLVGFSNAVNLTDGLDGLVSGLASIAFTAYGIVAYQQHQLNIAIFCFAVVGSLLGFLIFNHKPAKIFMGDTGSLALGGALAAVSILLHHELSLLWIGLIFVIETASVMLQVASFKLTGKRIFLMSPIHHHFEMKGWSEWKIDLTFWGIGLITALTGVWTILAH
- the mraZ gene encoding division/cell wall cluster transcriptional repressor MraZ → MFMGEFEHSIDTKGRLIIPAKFREQLGEQFVVTRGMDGCLFGYPMSEWSALQEKLKALPVNRKDARAFVRFFYSAATECELDKQGRINLPKSLQEHAALTKQCVIVGVANRFEIWSQERWEQFSTAAEEDFDDIAENLIDFGM